One segment of Clavelina lepadiformis chromosome 2, kaClaLepa1.1, whole genome shotgun sequence DNA contains the following:
- the LOC143445363 gene encoding rac GTPase-activating protein 1-like isoform X4, with protein sequence MPRSSLDEEAFRKLSLVQQFDEVIRTYKVLTESSCEKEFLQFAQHFEACCKKWNSSEYKCAELQEKLTKSEAEKNALMIKLKHARRQIEVEMRGRQQAEQDRDELSQQIALVRELLLSDTPSGTLSEEQQRKLDFLNASRFQSPRGSSRAARRLDPIDETGSMLSDYSDISFDVTEDDLDGSHLRNGKRWKRGRLAVRRACVDDDHETLPKRVKADIAAHESLHCTVDGPATMCIEKLEKSFTKPNPHQGRRRPSREHRRRSATTSESETQSEVETFWPKVPTPSMRTMPTSRSANEHKLQMKPCVITKETCKPCGKRIQFGKKALKCVDCRLVVHPECEDSAKSYVCNPAPTSPSAASEKNTLEQFLASDKAPQIPPIVYHTVQEIERRGLNETGLYRVPGMLKTVKELREKFKGKSIPKLTEVGDIHTLCSLVKDFLRVQLKEPILTFELRPKFIEAARKEIDTDMYSALYELKDANRDTLMFIILHFQRIIATPETRMSEEALAKAVGPSVVGYASAEPSLDDVQSAAADQEQVLRKLLQLPAEYFSKMLEKVMLGDTGTPRVERKLQATPDRYRTPESLLGPVGSPGKTPSSSSLAERAKKYLGGTPFGRGKRKDASYFASPSLH encoded by the exons ATGCCAAGAAGTTCATTGGATGAAGAAGCTTTTCGTAAGCTGTCATTGGTTCAACAATTTGATGAAGTTATTCGTACTTACAAAGTTCTCACTGAAAGTAGTTGCGAGAAAG AATTTCTTCAATTTGCACAACATTTTGAGGCTTGCTGCAAGAAATGGAATTCCTCAGAGTATAAGTGTGCTGAATTACAGGAGAAGTTGACAAAG AGCGAAGCGGAGAAGAACGCACTGATGATTAAGCTCAAGCATGCGAGAAGACAGATAGAGGTAGAAATGCGTGGGAGACAACAAGCAGAGCAGGACAGAGATGAACTT AGTCAACAAATTGCATTGGTTCGTGAGTTGTTGCTTAGTGACACACCATCTGGAACTCTAAGTGAAGAGCAACAGAGAAAACTGGATTTTCTCAACGCAAG TCGTTTTCAGTCACCGAGGGGCAGCTCAAGAGCAGCTCGTAGATTAGATCCAATAGATGAGACTGGTTCTATGTTATCGGACTATTCTGACATTTCTTTTGATGTAACTGAGGATGATCTAGATGGATCTCATTTGCGAAATGGCAAACGATGGAAGCGTGGAAGGCTGGCTGTCCGT AGAGCATGTGTTGATGATGATCATGAAACTCTTCCCAAAAGAGTAAAAGCAGACATT GCTGCCCATGAATCACTTCATTGTACAGTTGACGGGCCTGCAACCATGTGTATAGAAAAGCTGGAGAAAAGCTTCACTAAACCGAATCCTCATCAAGGCAGACGAAGACCCTCCAGGGAACATCGACGTCGTAGTGcaa ccACATCGGAATCTGAAACACAAAGTGAAGTTGAAACTTTTTGGCCGAAGGTTCCGACTCCTAGTATGAGAACAATG CCAACATCAAGAAGTGCAAATGAACACAAATTACAAATGAAACCATGTGTGATCACAAAAGAAACCTGCAAACCG TGCGGCAAACGTAttcaatttggaaaaaaaGCATTGAAATGTGTGGATTGTCGCTTAGTTGTTCACCCTGAATGTGAAGACAGTGCAAAGAGTTATGTTTGTAATCCTGCTCCAACATCTCCCTCTGCTGCATCTGAAAAG AACACGCTGGAACAATTCTTGGCTTCAGATAAGGCTCCACAAATTCCTCCTATTGTTTACCACACCGTGCAAGAAATAGAACGAAGAGGATTAAATGAAACTGGCTTGTATCGCGTGCCTGGAATGCTTAAAACTGTCAAAGAACTGAGGGAGAAATTCAAAGGAAAATCTATTCCTAAATTAACAGAG GTGGGAGACATCCACACATTATGCTCGTTAGTCAAAGACTTCTTAAGAGTTCAGCTGAAAGAGCCTATTCTAACCTTCGAACTTAGACCAAAATTCATTGAAGCTGCAAGAAAA GAAATCGACACTGACATGTATTCAGCACTATATGAGTTGAAAGACGCAAATCGAGACACTCTCATGTTTATAATCCTTCACTTCCAACGCATTATTGCTACTCCTGAGACAAGAATGTCTGAAGAAGCACTGGCAAAAGCAGTTGGACCTTCTGTTGTTGGTTACGCATCAGCCGAACCTTCTTTGGATGATGTGCAA TCTGCTGCTGCTGATCAAGAACAGGTGTTGAGAAAGTTACTGCAACTACCAGCTGAATACTTCTCAAAAATGTTAGAAAAGGTTATGCTGGGTGATACAGGGACTCCAAGGGTTGAGAGGAAGTTGCAAGCAACACCAGACAGATATAGAA CTCCAGAAAGTCTCCTTGGTCCAGTTGGATCTCCGGGAAAGACCCCTTCAAGCAGCTCGCTTGCAGAAAGAGCTAAAAAATATCTTGGTGGTACACC CTTTGGTCGGGGAAAGCGGAAGGATGCCTCCTACTTCGCTTCACCAAGCCTACACTGA
- the LOC143445363 gene encoding rac GTPase-activating protein 1-like isoform X3 translates to MPRSSLDEEAFRKLSLVQQFDEVIRTYKVLTESSCEKEFLQFAQHFEACCKKWNSSEYKCAELQEKLTKSEAEKNALMIKLKHARRQIEVEMRGRQQAEQDRDELSQQIALVRELLLSDTPSGTLSEEQQRKLDFLNASRFQSPRGSSRAARRLDPIDETGSMLSDYSDISFDVTEDDLDGSHLRNGKRWKRGRLAVRRACVDDDHETLPKRVKADIAAHESLHCTVDGPATMCIEKLEKSFTKPNPHQGRRRPSREHRRRSATTSESETQSEVETFWPKVPTPSMRTMPTSRSANEHKLQMKPCVITKETCKPCGKRIQFGKKALKCVDCRLVVHPECEDSAKSYVCNPAPTSPSAASEKNTLEQFLASDKAPQIPPIVYHTVQEIERRGLNETGLYRVPGMLKTVKELREKFKGKSIPKLTEVGDIHTLCSLVKDFLRVQLKEPILTFELRPKFIEAARKEIDTDMYSALYELKDANRDTLMFIILHFQRIIATPETRMSEEALAKAVGPSVVGYASAEPSLDDVQSAAADQEQVLRKLLQLPAEYFSKMLEKVMLGDTGTPRVERKLQATPDRYRTPESLLGPVGSPGKTPSSSSLAERAKKYLGGTPRAQSTAKRANTKRSPMTKLFGPIV, encoded by the exons ATGCCAAGAAGTTCATTGGATGAAGAAGCTTTTCGTAAGCTGTCATTGGTTCAACAATTTGATGAAGTTATTCGTACTTACAAAGTTCTCACTGAAAGTAGTTGCGAGAAAG AATTTCTTCAATTTGCACAACATTTTGAGGCTTGCTGCAAGAAATGGAATTCCTCAGAGTATAAGTGTGCTGAATTACAGGAGAAGTTGACAAAG AGCGAAGCGGAGAAGAACGCACTGATGATTAAGCTCAAGCATGCGAGAAGACAGATAGAGGTAGAAATGCGTGGGAGACAACAAGCAGAGCAGGACAGAGATGAACTT AGTCAACAAATTGCATTGGTTCGTGAGTTGTTGCTTAGTGACACACCATCTGGAACTCTAAGTGAAGAGCAACAGAGAAAACTGGATTTTCTCAACGCAAG TCGTTTTCAGTCACCGAGGGGCAGCTCAAGAGCAGCTCGTAGATTAGATCCAATAGATGAGACTGGTTCTATGTTATCGGACTATTCTGACATTTCTTTTGATGTAACTGAGGATGATCTAGATGGATCTCATTTGCGAAATGGCAAACGATGGAAGCGTGGAAGGCTGGCTGTCCGT AGAGCATGTGTTGATGATGATCATGAAACTCTTCCCAAAAGAGTAAAAGCAGACATT GCTGCCCATGAATCACTTCATTGTACAGTTGACGGGCCTGCAACCATGTGTATAGAAAAGCTGGAGAAAAGCTTCACTAAACCGAATCCTCATCAAGGCAGACGAAGACCCTCCAGGGAACATCGACGTCGTAGTGcaa ccACATCGGAATCTGAAACACAAAGTGAAGTTGAAACTTTTTGGCCGAAGGTTCCGACTCCTAGTATGAGAACAATG CCAACATCAAGAAGTGCAAATGAACACAAATTACAAATGAAACCATGTGTGATCACAAAAGAAACCTGCAAACCG TGCGGCAAACGTAttcaatttggaaaaaaaGCATTGAAATGTGTGGATTGTCGCTTAGTTGTTCACCCTGAATGTGAAGACAGTGCAAAGAGTTATGTTTGTAATCCTGCTCCAACATCTCCCTCTGCTGCATCTGAAAAG AACACGCTGGAACAATTCTTGGCTTCAGATAAGGCTCCACAAATTCCTCCTATTGTTTACCACACCGTGCAAGAAATAGAACGAAGAGGATTAAATGAAACTGGCTTGTATCGCGTGCCTGGAATGCTTAAAACTGTCAAAGAACTGAGGGAGAAATTCAAAGGAAAATCTATTCCTAAATTAACAGAG GTGGGAGACATCCACACATTATGCTCGTTAGTCAAAGACTTCTTAAGAGTTCAGCTGAAAGAGCCTATTCTAACCTTCGAACTTAGACCAAAATTCATTGAAGCTGCAAGAAAA GAAATCGACACTGACATGTATTCAGCACTATATGAGTTGAAAGACGCAAATCGAGACACTCTCATGTTTATAATCCTTCACTTCCAACGCATTATTGCTACTCCTGAGACAAGAATGTCTGAAGAAGCACTGGCAAAAGCAGTTGGACCTTCTGTTGTTGGTTACGCATCAGCCGAACCTTCTTTGGATGATGTGCAA TCTGCTGCTGCTGATCAAGAACAGGTGTTGAGAAAGTTACTGCAACTACCAGCTGAATACTTCTCAAAAATGTTAGAAAAGGTTATGCTGGGTGATACAGGGACTCCAAGGGTTGAGAGGAAGTTGCAAGCAACACCAGACAGATATAGAA CTCCAGAAAGTCTCCTTGGTCCAGTTGGATCTCCGGGAAAGACCCCTTCAAGCAGCTCGCTTGCAGAAAGAGCTAAAAAATATCTTGGTGGTACACC AAGGGCGCAAAGCACTGCCAAGAGagccaacacaaaacgttccCCTATGACCAAACTTTTTGGGCCTATTGTTTAA
- the LOC143445363 gene encoding rac GTPase-activating protein 1-like isoform X1, with protein MPRSSLDEEAFRKLSLVQQFDEVIRTYKVLTESSCEKEFLQFAQHFEACCKKWNSSEYKCAELQEKLTKSEAEKNALMIKLKHARRQIEVEMRGRQQAEQDRDELSQQIALVRELLLSDTPSGTLSEEQQRKLDFLNASRFQSPRGSSRAARRLDPIDETGSMLSDYSDISFDVTEDDLDGSHLRNGKRWKRGRLAVRRACVDDDHETLPKRVKADIAAHESLHCTVDGPATMCIEKLEKSFTKPNPHQGRRRPSREHRRRSATTSESETQSEVETFWPKVPTPSMRTMPTSRSANEHKLQMKPCVITKETCKPCGKRIQFGKKALKCVDCRLVVHPECEDSAKSYVCNPAPTSPSAASEKNTLEQFLASDKAPQIPPIVYHTVQEIERRGLNETGLYRVPGMLKTVKELREKFKGKSIPKLTEVGDIHTLCSLVKDFLRVQLKEPILTFELRPKFIEAARKEIDTDMYSALYELKDANRDTLMFIILHFQRIIATPETRMSEEALAKAVGPSVVGYASAEPSLDDVQSAAADQEQVLRKLLQLPAEYFSKMLEKVMLGDTGTPRVERKLQATPDRYRKKDAKKNTIYGSTSSLHKAPESLLGPVGSPGKTPSSSSLAERAKKYLGGTPRAQSTAKRANTKRSPMTKLFGPIV; from the exons ATGCCAAGAAGTTCATTGGATGAAGAAGCTTTTCGTAAGCTGTCATTGGTTCAACAATTTGATGAAGTTATTCGTACTTACAAAGTTCTCACTGAAAGTAGTTGCGAGAAAG AATTTCTTCAATTTGCACAACATTTTGAGGCTTGCTGCAAGAAATGGAATTCCTCAGAGTATAAGTGTGCTGAATTACAGGAGAAGTTGACAAAG AGCGAAGCGGAGAAGAACGCACTGATGATTAAGCTCAAGCATGCGAGAAGACAGATAGAGGTAGAAATGCGTGGGAGACAACAAGCAGAGCAGGACAGAGATGAACTT AGTCAACAAATTGCATTGGTTCGTGAGTTGTTGCTTAGTGACACACCATCTGGAACTCTAAGTGAAGAGCAACAGAGAAAACTGGATTTTCTCAACGCAAG TCGTTTTCAGTCACCGAGGGGCAGCTCAAGAGCAGCTCGTAGATTAGATCCAATAGATGAGACTGGTTCTATGTTATCGGACTATTCTGACATTTCTTTTGATGTAACTGAGGATGATCTAGATGGATCTCATTTGCGAAATGGCAAACGATGGAAGCGTGGAAGGCTGGCTGTCCGT AGAGCATGTGTTGATGATGATCATGAAACTCTTCCCAAAAGAGTAAAAGCAGACATT GCTGCCCATGAATCACTTCATTGTACAGTTGACGGGCCTGCAACCATGTGTATAGAAAAGCTGGAGAAAAGCTTCACTAAACCGAATCCTCATCAAGGCAGACGAAGACCCTCCAGGGAACATCGACGTCGTAGTGcaa ccACATCGGAATCTGAAACACAAAGTGAAGTTGAAACTTTTTGGCCGAAGGTTCCGACTCCTAGTATGAGAACAATG CCAACATCAAGAAGTGCAAATGAACACAAATTACAAATGAAACCATGTGTGATCACAAAAGAAACCTGCAAACCG TGCGGCAAACGTAttcaatttggaaaaaaaGCATTGAAATGTGTGGATTGTCGCTTAGTTGTTCACCCTGAATGTGAAGACAGTGCAAAGAGTTATGTTTGTAATCCTGCTCCAACATCTCCCTCTGCTGCATCTGAAAAG AACACGCTGGAACAATTCTTGGCTTCAGATAAGGCTCCACAAATTCCTCCTATTGTTTACCACACCGTGCAAGAAATAGAACGAAGAGGATTAAATGAAACTGGCTTGTATCGCGTGCCTGGAATGCTTAAAACTGTCAAAGAACTGAGGGAGAAATTCAAAGGAAAATCTATTCCTAAATTAACAGAG GTGGGAGACATCCACACATTATGCTCGTTAGTCAAAGACTTCTTAAGAGTTCAGCTGAAAGAGCCTATTCTAACCTTCGAACTTAGACCAAAATTCATTGAAGCTGCAAGAAAA GAAATCGACACTGACATGTATTCAGCACTATATGAGTTGAAAGACGCAAATCGAGACACTCTCATGTTTATAATCCTTCACTTCCAACGCATTATTGCTACTCCTGAGACAAGAATGTCTGAAGAAGCACTGGCAAAAGCAGTTGGACCTTCTGTTGTTGGTTACGCATCAGCCGAACCTTCTTTGGATGATGTGCAA TCTGCTGCTGCTGATCAAGAACAGGTGTTGAGAAAGTTACTGCAACTACCAGCTGAATACTTCTCAAAAATGTTAGAAAAGGTTATGCTGGGTGATACAGGGACTCCAAGGGTTGAGAGGAAGTTGCAAGCAACACCAGACAGATATAGAA AAAAAGATGCTAAAAAGAATACTATATATGGGTCAACATCTTCTCTACATAAAG CTCCAGAAAGTCTCCTTGGTCCAGTTGGATCTCCGGGAAAGACCCCTTCAAGCAGCTCGCTTGCAGAAAGAGCTAAAAAATATCTTGGTGGTACACC AAGGGCGCAAAGCACTGCCAAGAGagccaacacaaaacgttccCCTATGACCAAACTTTTTGGGCCTATTGTTTAA
- the LOC143445363 gene encoding rac GTPase-activating protein 1-like isoform X2: MPRSSLDEEAFRKLSLVQQFDEVIRTYKVLTESSCEKEFLQFAQHFEACCKKWNSSEYKCAELQEKLTKSEAEKNALMIKLKHARRQIEVEMRGRQQAEQDRDELSQQIALVRELLLSDTPSGTLSEEQQRKLDFLNASRFQSPRGSSRAARRLDPIDETGSMLSDYSDISFDVTEDDLDGSHLRNGKRWKRGRLAVRRACVDDDHETLPKRVKADIAAHESLHCTVDGPATMCIEKLEKSFTKPNPHQGRRRPSREHRRRSATTSESETQSEVETFWPKVPTPSMRTMPTSRSANEHKLQMKPCVITKETCKPCGKRIQFGKKALKCVDCRLVVHPECEDSAKSYVCNPAPTSPSAASEKNTLEQFLASDKAPQIPPIVYHTVQEIERRGLNETGLYRVPGMLKTVKELREKFKGKSIPKLTEVGDIHTLCSLVKDFLRVQLKEPILTFELRPKFIEAARKEIDTDMYSALYELKDANRDTLMFIILHFQRIIATPETRMSEEALAKAVGPSVVGYASAEPSLDDVQSAAADQEQVLRKLLQLPAEYFSKMLEKVMLGDTGTPRVERKLQATPDRYRKKDAKKNTIYGSTSSLHKAPESLLGPVGSPGKTPSSSSLAERAKKYLGGTPFGRGKRKDASYFASPSLH; this comes from the exons ATGCCAAGAAGTTCATTGGATGAAGAAGCTTTTCGTAAGCTGTCATTGGTTCAACAATTTGATGAAGTTATTCGTACTTACAAAGTTCTCACTGAAAGTAGTTGCGAGAAAG AATTTCTTCAATTTGCACAACATTTTGAGGCTTGCTGCAAGAAATGGAATTCCTCAGAGTATAAGTGTGCTGAATTACAGGAGAAGTTGACAAAG AGCGAAGCGGAGAAGAACGCACTGATGATTAAGCTCAAGCATGCGAGAAGACAGATAGAGGTAGAAATGCGTGGGAGACAACAAGCAGAGCAGGACAGAGATGAACTT AGTCAACAAATTGCATTGGTTCGTGAGTTGTTGCTTAGTGACACACCATCTGGAACTCTAAGTGAAGAGCAACAGAGAAAACTGGATTTTCTCAACGCAAG TCGTTTTCAGTCACCGAGGGGCAGCTCAAGAGCAGCTCGTAGATTAGATCCAATAGATGAGACTGGTTCTATGTTATCGGACTATTCTGACATTTCTTTTGATGTAACTGAGGATGATCTAGATGGATCTCATTTGCGAAATGGCAAACGATGGAAGCGTGGAAGGCTGGCTGTCCGT AGAGCATGTGTTGATGATGATCATGAAACTCTTCCCAAAAGAGTAAAAGCAGACATT GCTGCCCATGAATCACTTCATTGTACAGTTGACGGGCCTGCAACCATGTGTATAGAAAAGCTGGAGAAAAGCTTCACTAAACCGAATCCTCATCAAGGCAGACGAAGACCCTCCAGGGAACATCGACGTCGTAGTGcaa ccACATCGGAATCTGAAACACAAAGTGAAGTTGAAACTTTTTGGCCGAAGGTTCCGACTCCTAGTATGAGAACAATG CCAACATCAAGAAGTGCAAATGAACACAAATTACAAATGAAACCATGTGTGATCACAAAAGAAACCTGCAAACCG TGCGGCAAACGTAttcaatttggaaaaaaaGCATTGAAATGTGTGGATTGTCGCTTAGTTGTTCACCCTGAATGTGAAGACAGTGCAAAGAGTTATGTTTGTAATCCTGCTCCAACATCTCCCTCTGCTGCATCTGAAAAG AACACGCTGGAACAATTCTTGGCTTCAGATAAGGCTCCACAAATTCCTCCTATTGTTTACCACACCGTGCAAGAAATAGAACGAAGAGGATTAAATGAAACTGGCTTGTATCGCGTGCCTGGAATGCTTAAAACTGTCAAAGAACTGAGGGAGAAATTCAAAGGAAAATCTATTCCTAAATTAACAGAG GTGGGAGACATCCACACATTATGCTCGTTAGTCAAAGACTTCTTAAGAGTTCAGCTGAAAGAGCCTATTCTAACCTTCGAACTTAGACCAAAATTCATTGAAGCTGCAAGAAAA GAAATCGACACTGACATGTATTCAGCACTATATGAGTTGAAAGACGCAAATCGAGACACTCTCATGTTTATAATCCTTCACTTCCAACGCATTATTGCTACTCCTGAGACAAGAATGTCTGAAGAAGCACTGGCAAAAGCAGTTGGACCTTCTGTTGTTGGTTACGCATCAGCCGAACCTTCTTTGGATGATGTGCAA TCTGCTGCTGCTGATCAAGAACAGGTGTTGAGAAAGTTACTGCAACTACCAGCTGAATACTTCTCAAAAATGTTAGAAAAGGTTATGCTGGGTGATACAGGGACTCCAAGGGTTGAGAGGAAGTTGCAAGCAACACCAGACAGATATAGAA AAAAAGATGCTAAAAAGAATACTATATATGGGTCAACATCTTCTCTACATAAAG CTCCAGAAAGTCTCCTTGGTCCAGTTGGATCTCCGGGAAAGACCCCTTCAAGCAGCTCGCTTGCAGAAAGAGCTAAAAAATATCTTGGTGGTACACC CTTTGGTCGGGGAAAGCGGAAGGATGCCTCCTACTTCGCTTCACCAAGCCTACACTGA